The following are encoded in a window of Vigna unguiculata cultivar IT97K-499-35 chromosome 8, ASM411807v1, whole genome shotgun sequence genomic DNA:
- the LOC114195535 gene encoding ER membrane protein complex subunit 8/9 homolog isoform X1 — protein sequence MGSNGLRYEIAQNAYIKLVLHSLKHPTSAVNGILIGRISPSNDVVEIADAVPLFHSHIPLLPQLEISLILIEEYFSAKGLNIVGYFHANERSDESELGSVAKNIGDHICRYFPQAAVLLLDNKKLDALKKSKEGSAIMQLYVRDTSKNWKLVPSDANNRFSLKEPSANVVLLDYIATEKWNGIVDFDDHLDDISKDWLNPGLFK from the exons ATGGGTAGCAACGGATTGAGGTACGAGATCGCACAAAACGCTTACATCAAACTCGTGCTTCACTCCCTCAAACACCCGACCTCCGCCGTCAACGGCATCTTGATCGGTCGCATCTCCCCTTCCAACGACGTCGTCGAGATCGCCGATGCCGTCCCTCTCTTCCACTCTCACATTCCTCTTCTTCCTCAATTGGAGATATCTCTCATTCTG ATAGAGGAATATTTTTCTGCGAAAGGGTTGAACATAGTGGGCTATTTTCACGCGAATGAGAGATCTGATGAAAGTGAGCTTGGTAGTGTGGCGAAGAATATCGGTGACCACATATGCCGCTACTTTCCCCAAGCCGCCGTTCTATTG TTAGATAACAAGAAGCTCGATGCTTTGAAAAAGAGCAAGGAAGGTAGTGCCATAATGCAG CTTTATGTTAGGGATACATCTAAGAACTGGAAGTTGGTTCCCTCAGATGCAAACAACCGTTTCTCTCTGAAAGAGCCTTCGGCAAATGTAGTCTTATTGGACTATATTGCAACCGAGAAGTGGAATGGAATTGTAGATTTTGATGATCACTTGGATGACATTAGCAA GGATTGGCTAAACCCAGGGCTCTTCAAATGA
- the LOC114195535 gene encoding ER membrane protein complex subunit 8/9 homolog isoform X2, with translation MGSNGLRYEIAQNAYIKLVLHSLKHPTSAVNGILIGRISPSNDVVEIADAVPLFHSHIPLLPQLEISLILIEEYFSAKGLNIVGYFHANERSDESELGSVAKNIGDHICRYFPQAAVLLLDNKKLDALKKSKEGSAIMQGYI, from the exons ATGGGTAGCAACGGATTGAGGTACGAGATCGCACAAAACGCTTACATCAAACTCGTGCTTCACTCCCTCAAACACCCGACCTCCGCCGTCAACGGCATCTTGATCGGTCGCATCTCCCCTTCCAACGACGTCGTCGAGATCGCCGATGCCGTCCCTCTCTTCCACTCTCACATTCCTCTTCTTCCTCAATTGGAGATATCTCTCATTCTG ATAGAGGAATATTTTTCTGCGAAAGGGTTGAACATAGTGGGCTATTTTCACGCGAATGAGAGATCTGATGAAAGTGAGCTTGGTAGTGTGGCGAAGAATATCGGTGACCACATATGCCGCTACTTTCCCCAAGCCGCCGTTCTATTG TTAGATAACAAGAAGCTCGATGCTTTGAAAAAGAGCAAGGAAGGTAGTGCCATAATGCAG GGATACATCTAA